Below is a genomic region from Flammeovirgaceae bacterium SG7u.111.
ACAAACTTCAGCCCTGAGATTGAAAATTTCAAGGCACTTATAGAACAGCTTGATAAAGTTTTTTTTGTGAGAGATGCCAAATCGCAAAAAATGCTCTATGTAAGCCCAGCTTTTGAAAATTTATGGGGAATGAGCAGAGATGTTCTTTTTAAAAACCCAAGCTCATTTACCGAACTAGTCCACCCTACTGATAGGCGAAGCGTGATCAAACGCCATATTACTTTCCTATCAAAGAAAACCCAATTTGAAGAGAGTTATAGGATTATAAGAGCTGACAAATCTATTCGCTGGATCTCTGCCAAAACCATCCCTGTGTTTGATGAAAAGGGTGAACTTTACCAAATAGCTGGCATAGCCGAAGATATTACCAGACAAAAACAGCTAGAAAACATCCTACACGAAGTAGAAAAAGTTTCTAAAGTAGGAGGGTGGGAATTTGAACTTACCAACAAACAGTTCACCCTTACCGATGGTGTTTATAATATTTGTGAGCTGCCAACAGGCCATGACCTTTCCTTTGAAGAAGCCTTAAATTTCTTCACCCCCAGCTCGAAGTTCAAACTCATAAAAGCACTCAAACAAGCTTTTGTAGACTCAAAAAACTTTAGCCTTGACCTTGAATTTATTACTGCCCTAAAAACCAAAATCTGGCTTAGGACGGCTGTAAAACCTACTCACTGCAACCGAAATGTTTGCAAGTTCATTGGGACTATCCAAGACATTACTTCTACAAAAGAGGCTGAATATAAACTGATAGAACAAAAAACAGAAGCTGAGGAAGCTGCATACGCTCAGTCGATTTGCCTTTCGACCATGAGCCATGAAATCCGCACTCCTATGAATGCGGTAATTGGGATGACACACCTCCTGCTCAGTGAAAACCCAAAGCCATCGCAAGTAACCCCATTGCGTACTCTTAAATTTTCTGCGGAAAACTTAATGGTACTCATCAATGATATTTTGGACTATAATAAATTGGAATCGGGAAAATTCACTTTTGAAAATATTCCATTTTCACTTAGGGAAGTTGCCGAAGATGTTAAAGAAGCATTTGCCCATAAAGCAAAAGAAAAAAGCATCAGCATCAAACTCAAGCTGGATGCCGATATTCCAACTTTTGTAAAGGGAGACAAAGTTCGACTTACTCAAATCCTAAACAACTTGGTGAGTAATGCTATTAAATTCACCGAGAAAGGCGGAATAACTATAGATATTGAAGTAAAAGAAACAGAAGGAAATACTGTACAGATATACTTCTCGGTTGCCGATACGGGTATCGGCATCCCTAAAGACAAACAACATGCAATCTTTGAGCAGTTTACCCAAGCTAGCCCGGACACTTCCAGAAAATATGGTGGCACAGGATTAGGACTTCCCATTGCAAAAAAGCTCTTGTCGCTCCAAAAAAGCGATCTCAATCTAACTAGTGAAGAAGGGAAAGGCGCACAGTTTTACTTTGAGCTTTCTTTCGATAAAGTGAACAAAAATATAAGGACCTCACCTAAATCATTGCCAAAAGTGTACGATTTGAAAAGGATAAACGTACTTGTGGTAGAAGACAACCGAATAAACCAGCTTGTAGCAAGACGCTTTTTAGAAAAATGGGGTGCAGTTATCGACATTGTCGAAGATGGCAAAGTAGCCGTAGAACGGGTACAAAAGAAAGATTACGACATCGTACTGATGGACTTGGAAATGCCTAAAATGAATGGATATGAAGCCACAAAAATCATCAGGAAAATGGGCGGAGATTATGCTTTTCTGCCTATCATCGCACTAACAGCTTCAG
It encodes:
- a CDS encoding ATP-binding protein → MLTNTNFSPEIENFKALIEQLDKVFFVRDAKSQKMLYVSPAFENLWGMSRDVLFKNPSSFTELVHPTDRRSVIKRHITFLSKKTQFEESYRIIRADKSIRWISAKTIPVFDEKGELYQIAGIAEDITRQKQLENILHEVEKVSKVGGWEFELTNKQFTLTDGVYNICELPTGHDLSFEEALNFFTPSSKFKLIKALKQAFVDSKNFSLDLEFITALKTKIWLRTAVKPTHCNRNVCKFIGTIQDITSTKEAEYKLIEQKTEAEEAAYAQSICLSTMSHEIRTPMNAVIGMTHLLLSENPKPSQVTPLRTLKFSAENLMVLINDILDYNKLESGKFTFENIPFSLREVAEDVKEAFAHKAKEKSISIKLKLDADIPTFVKGDKVRLTQILNNLVSNAIKFTEKGGITIDIEVKETEGNTVQIYFSVADTGIGIPKDKQHAIFEQFTQASPDTSRKYGGTGLGLPIAKKLLSLQKSDLNLTSEEGKGAQFYFELSFDKVNKNIRTSPKSLPKVYDLKRINVLVVEDNRINQLVARRFLEKWGAVIDIVEDGKVAVERVQKKDYDIVLMDLEMPKMNGYEATKIIRKMGGDYAFLPIIALTASAMQDVKEKVINAGMNDYIQKPFHPDDFYNTMTKYYKLDEQSLGKKFVDSGQILDLDKLWEPQNLFSIINGSEDFFNQFYETAENSLLEFTRIYEVSLLSNDVNSYRQNAHKAKSVLKLIGAQSVIKELQVGRNLVEDPQAKHADLILSIEKVQRHIEQIFAEMKQCKEKLLTGENC